A single region of the Aeromicrobium chenweiae genome encodes:
- the cydC gene encoding thiol reductant ABC exporter subunit CydC, which produces MTMVWGRLMGVLSELAGIALLLTSAWLIVRAAEQPPVLYLMVAIVGVRFFGLTRAVLRYVERLLTHDATFARITEARVAVYRDLDRIAPGGMASRRRGDLVSRVVSDVDAIQDRVLRLRGPWVVAIASSAVTIGLVGVVDLRSGLVLAATTLAAMAGVRTVVPWSVRRAGTLTARWRGDLAADVSQAVLAAPDLVAYGATDVLRRETRRSTASLEAAQRRAAVVTGLGEALVLLATGVAVATIAALSADLAPVLVGVVVLAPLALVEPLSALAEAERLRPEIEGAEARLGELALAAAAITDPVDPLPLPANYDLVARDLAVGWTSTVARGIELDLPAGAVLGVTGPSGSGKSTLAHTLARLAEPRGGQVLLGGVDVRELAATDVRSVVGYLGQDEIVFDTTIRENLRIADPHASDAELHRALGTAGLGDFVASLADGLDTRVGERGNRLSGGERQRLCLARLVLGGHRVLIVDEPTEHLDAEAGEALMDDLLALVPGRSVLVISHSAAVLERVGQVVSVGGAQHDPHRIAV; this is translated from the coding sequence ATGACGATGGTGTGGGGCCGGCTGATGGGCGTGCTGTCCGAGCTCGCCGGCATTGCCCTGCTGCTCACGTCCGCGTGGCTGATCGTGCGGGCGGCGGAGCAGCCGCCGGTGCTGTACCTGATGGTGGCGATCGTCGGGGTGCGGTTCTTCGGGCTCACCCGGGCCGTGCTGCGGTACGTCGAGCGGCTCCTGACCCACGACGCGACGTTCGCCCGCATCACCGAGGCGCGCGTCGCGGTCTACCGTGACCTCGACCGGATCGCACCGGGTGGCATGGCGTCGCGTCGTCGGGGTGACCTGGTGAGCCGGGTCGTCTCGGACGTCGACGCGATCCAGGACCGGGTGCTGCGCCTGCGTGGCCCGTGGGTCGTCGCGATCGCGTCCTCGGCCGTGACGATCGGCCTGGTCGGCGTGGTCGACCTGCGGTCCGGCCTGGTGCTCGCTGCCACGACGCTCGCGGCGATGGCCGGCGTGCGTACGGTCGTGCCATGGTCGGTGCGCCGCGCCGGGACCCTGACGGCCCGGTGGCGCGGCGACCTCGCGGCGGACGTCTCGCAGGCGGTGCTGGCCGCCCCGGACCTCGTGGCGTACGGGGCGACGGACGTCCTGCGTCGCGAGACGCGCCGGTCGACCGCCTCGCTCGAGGCGGCCCAGCGCCGGGCCGCGGTCGTCACCGGTCTGGGGGAGGCTCTCGTGCTCCTGGCGACCGGCGTGGCCGTGGCCACGATCGCCGCGCTCTCGGCAGATCTGGCCCCGGTGCTCGTGGGCGTCGTCGTCCTGGCACCGCTCGCGCTCGTCGAGCCGCTCTCGGCGCTCGCGGAGGCAGAACGGCTCCGGCCCGAGATCGAGGGCGCGGAGGCGCGGCTCGGCGAGCTCGCGCTGGCGGCAGCGGCGATCACCGACCCGGTCGACCCGCTGCCGCTGCCCGCGAACTACGACCTGGTCGCCCGCGACCTCGCCGTGGGCTGGACCTCGACCGTGGCCCGGGGGATCGAGCTCGACCTGCCGGCGGGCGCGGTCCTGGGCGTCACGGGCCCGAGCGGCTCGGGCAAGAGCACGCTCGCCCACACGCTCGCGCGCCTCGCGGAGCCGCGCGGGGGACAGGTGCTGCTCGGCGGCGTCGACGTCCGCGAGCTCGCCGCGACGGACGTGCGCAGCGTCGTCGGCTACCTGGGACAGGACGAGATCGTGTTCGACACCACGATCCGGGAGAACCTGCGCATCGCGGACCCGCACGCGTCCGACGCCGAGCTGCACCGCGCGCTCGGGACCGCCGGTCTGGGGGACTTCGTCGCCTCGCTGGCCGACGGCCTGGACACGCGGGTCGGCGAGCGCGGCAACCGGCTGTCCGGTGGCGAGCGGCAACGGCTGTGCCTGGCCCGCCTGGTGCTGGGCGGACATCGCGTGCTGATCGTCGACGAGCCCACCGAGCACCTCGACGCGGAGGCGGGCGAGGCGCTGATGGACGACCTGCTGGCCCTCGTGCCCGGCCGGAGCGTCCTGGTCATCAGCCACTCCGCCGCCGTGCTGGAGCGGGTCGGCCAGGTCGTGTCCGTGGGCGGCGCCCAACACGACCCGCATAGGATCGCGGTGTGA
- the ftsY gene encoding signal recognition particle-docking protein FtsY: protein MTTTVLLIIIAAAVVILGAGIGLVMSRGRAELPPPADLQEITDEVIHHPERPEPHLEDEDVPGPPTAVDTLERPEAPQGRLVRLRARLAKSQGSLGKGLLAVLGRSTLDEAAWEEIEDTLLAADVGVTATDELVQNLRTKLRVEGITDPQLAKAALREELVRLVDPTLDRTLRSTGADDKPGVVLVVGVNGTGKTTTVGRLARVLVAEEQTVVLGAADTFRAAAADQLQTWGERVGVPTVRGPEGGDPASVGFEAVQRGIADETDVVLVDTAGRLHTKSGLMDELGKVKRVIEKQAPVTEVLLVIDATTGQNGLTQARVFGEVVDVTGIVLTKLDGTAKGGIVIAVQRELGVPVKFVGLGEGEDDLAPFDAEEFVDALLS from the coding sequence GTGACCACGACCGTTCTTCTCATCATCATCGCTGCCGCTGTCGTCATCCTGGGGGCAGGCATCGGCCTCGTCATGTCCCGCGGGAGGGCGGAGCTGCCTCCGCCCGCGGACCTGCAGGAGATCACCGACGAGGTCATCCACCACCCCGAACGCCCCGAGCCCCACCTGGAGGACGAGGACGTCCCGGGCCCGCCGACGGCCGTCGACACGCTGGAGCGCCCGGAGGCCCCGCAGGGGCGTCTCGTCCGCCTGCGCGCCCGGCTCGCCAAGTCACAGGGCTCGCTCGGCAAGGGGCTGCTGGCCGTCCTGGGTCGCTCGACCCTCGACGAGGCCGCGTGGGAGGAGATCGAGGACACCCTGCTCGCCGCCGACGTGGGCGTGACGGCGACCGACGAGCTCGTGCAGAACCTCCGCACGAAGCTGCGCGTCGAGGGCATCACCGACCCCCAGCTGGCCAAGGCCGCCCTGCGTGAGGAGCTCGTCCGGCTGGTCGACCCGACGCTGGACCGCACGCTGCGCTCCACCGGGGCCGACGACAAGCCCGGCGTCGTGCTGGTCGTCGGCGTCAACGGCACCGGCAAGACCACGACCGTCGGCCGCCTCGCGCGCGTGCTGGTGGCCGAGGAGCAGACCGTCGTCCTCGGCGCGGCCGACACGTTCCGTGCCGCCGCCGCCGACCAGCTGCAGACCTGGGGCGAGCGGGTCGGCGTCCCGACCGTGCGCGGTCCCGAGGGCGGCGACCCCGCGAGCGTCGGGTTCGAGGCCGTCCAGCGTGGCATCGCCGACGAGACCGACGTCGTGCTCGTCGACACCGCGGGCCGTCTGCACACCAAGTCCGGCCTGATGGACGAGCTCGGCAAGGTCAAGCGCGTGATCGAGAAGCAGGCTCCCGTCACCGAGGTCCTGCTGGTCATCGACGCGACGACGGGTCAGAACGGCCTGACCCAGGCGCGCGTCTTCGGCGAGGTCGTGGACGTGACGGGCATCGTCCTGACCAAGCTCGACGGCACGGCCAAGGGCGGCATCGTCATCGCGGTCCAGCGCGAGCTCGGCGTCCCGGTCAAGTTCGTGGGACTCGGCGAGGGCGAGGACGACCTCGCCCCGTTCGACGCCGAGGAGTTCGTCGACGCACTGCTGTCCTGA
- a CDS encoding ammonium transporter — protein sequence MDTGDTAWILASSALVLLMTPGLAFFYGGMVRSKTVLNMMMMSFSALAIIPVLWVLYGYSLAFSPDGSKFLGGFKRLGLDNISVNTAYGTIPEYVFVGFQLMFAIITVALISGAIADRAKFSAWLVFVVVWVTIVYFPVAHWVFDFNEDSGGWIANNLEAIDFAGGTAVHINAGAAGLALALVLGKRVGWRRDPMRPHNLPFVLLGAGLLWFGWFGFNAGSAVGANGLAGLAFVNTAVATAAAIIGWIAVEYFREGKGTSLGAASGAVAGLVAITPAAGAISPFGSIALGIVAGVLCALAVGLKYKLGYDDSLDVVGVHLVGGLVGTILIGFLAVGDVGLFYGGDLSQLGKQVLAAVVVLAYSFVLTYVIGKLIDVTIGFRVSEEDEVTGIDQVEHLETAYDYAGSSTGGSNLLKEL from the coding sequence ATGGATACCGGCGATACCGCGTGGATCCTGGCCAGCTCGGCCTTGGTCCTGCTCATGACGCCAGGCCTGGCGTTCTTCTACGGCGGCATGGTCCGCTCCAAGACAGTGCTCAACATGATGATGATGAGCTTCTCGGCTCTCGCGATCATTCCCGTCCTGTGGGTCCTCTACGGCTACTCGCTCGCCTTCAGCCCTGACGGCAGCAAGTTCCTCGGCGGCTTCAAGCGCCTGGGACTCGACAACATCTCGGTCAACACGGCGTACGGCACGATCCCCGAGTACGTCTTCGTGGGCTTCCAGCTGATGTTCGCGATCATCACCGTGGCTCTGATCAGCGGCGCGATCGCGGACCGGGCCAAGTTCAGCGCCTGGCTCGTGTTCGTCGTCGTCTGGGTGACGATCGTGTACTTCCCGGTCGCGCACTGGGTCTTCGACTTCAACGAGGACAGTGGCGGCTGGATCGCGAACAACCTCGAGGCCATCGACTTCGCCGGCGGCACGGCCGTCCACATCAACGCCGGTGCGGCCGGCCTCGCCCTGGCACTGGTGCTGGGCAAGCGCGTCGGCTGGCGGCGCGACCCGATGCGTCCGCACAACCTGCCGTTCGTCCTGCTCGGTGCGGGCCTGCTGTGGTTCGGCTGGTTCGGCTTCAACGCCGGCTCCGCGGTCGGTGCCAACGGGCTGGCCGGACTCGCGTTCGTCAACACCGCCGTCGCCACCGCCGCCGCGATCATCGGCTGGATCGCCGTGGAGTACTTCCGCGAGGGCAAGGGCACGAGCCTCGGCGCCGCGTCGGGTGCCGTCGCGGGCCTGGTCGCCATCACCCCGGCCGCGGGCGCCATCTCGCCGTTCGGCTCGATCGCACTCGGCATCGTCGCGGGCGTCCTGTGTGCGCTGGCGGTGGGCCTGAAGTACAAGCTCGGGTACGACGACTCGCTCGACGTCGTGGGTGTCCACCTCGTCGGTGGCCTCGTCGGCACGATCCTGATCGGGTTCCTCGCGGTCGGCGACGTCGGCCTCTTCTACGGTGGCGACCTCTCGCAGCTCGGCAAGCAGGTCCTCGCGGCGGTCGTCGTGCTGGCCTACTCGTTCGTGCTCACGTACGTCATCGGTAAGTTGATCGACGTGACGATCGGTTTCCGGGTGAGCGAGGAGGACGAGGTGACCGGCATCGACCAGGTCGAGCACCTCGAGACCGCCTACGACTACGCCGGCAGCAGCACAGGCGGATCCAACCTTCTGAAGGAGCTCTGA
- a CDS encoding P-II family nitrogen regulator, giving the protein MKLVTAVIKPHKWEEVREALAAAGVAGMTVTEASGYGQQKGHTEVYRGAEYDVSLVPKIRLEVVVDDADAASVVSTITASAQTGKIGDGKVWVVPVDSVVRVRTGETDEAAL; this is encoded by the coding sequence ATGAAGCTGGTAACCGCGGTGATCAAGCCGCACAAGTGGGAAGAGGTCCGCGAGGCCCTGGCGGCAGCAGGCGTCGCCGGCATGACGGTGACCGAGGCCAGCGGCTACGGGCAGCAGAAGGGGCACACCGAGGTCTACCGCGGTGCGGAGTACGACGTGTCGCTCGTGCCGAAGATCCGGCTCGAGGTCGTCGTCGACGACGCCGACGCGGCGAGCGTGGTCTCGACGATCACCGCCTCGGCGCAGACCGGCAAGATCGGCGACGGCAAGGTGTGGGTCGTCCCCGTCGACTCCGTCGTCCGCGTCCGCACGGGCGAGACCGACGAGGCCGCGCTCTAA